From a single Bacillus pumilus genomic region:
- a CDS encoding CpaF/VirB11 family protein, translating into MITEIEEQKQLLEDVRKHLKLNHPSELLKAFVDLEARGKVNEVVKKDFPHLSNEELKFVMAEVVGLGVIEKIIDEYEGVTDISYNGTHLDVITNQGKFRYGEIEESYIIKIIQKFANACRKEFTRKNPILDAAFSNLRLNAVHKDVAQYGTTMALRVVRPKLALHQENFKSFAPDYIFDLLKAIVASKSNVTIAGETGTGKTELQKLLLSFVEYKDHIVMIEDTPESHAKILFPDKDIKSWITNPSINIEMLVKAGLRNNPAWQVVSETRGREAYEMMQGILTGHRLITTLHAVNARAIPSRLINMMKMGYDIDETSMKEDIFRYLNFGIHIEKIEDAEGRMKRYLKEIVEFLPNGEVLTVFRCDLTNKGFEYVPGKVSSIFVNRMMEKRVDIQLQSKIKDGWGVHEIS; encoded by the coding sequence ATGATTACTGAAATTGAGGAACAAAAGCAGTTATTGGAGGATGTACGAAAACATTTAAAACTAAACCATCCTTCGGAATTATTAAAAGCCTTTGTCGATCTTGAAGCAAGGGGAAAAGTGAATGAGGTGGTCAAGAAAGACTTTCCTCATTTGAGTAATGAAGAATTAAAATTTGTCATGGCGGAAGTAGTTGGCTTAGGGGTCATTGAAAAGATCATTGATGAGTATGAGGGCGTAACAGACATTTCGTATAACGGTACACATCTTGACGTCATTACGAATCAAGGGAAATTCCGTTATGGAGAAATCGAAGAATCATACATTATCAAGATCATTCAAAAATTCGCTAATGCCTGCCGCAAAGAATTTACCCGGAAAAATCCGATCTTGGATGCTGCGTTTTCTAATTTGCGTCTGAATGCAGTCCATAAGGATGTTGCCCAATATGGCACAACAATGGCGCTTCGGGTTGTCAGACCAAAATTAGCTTTGCATCAAGAGAACTTTAAATCTTTTGCTCCAGATTATATTTTCGATTTATTGAAAGCGATAGTGGCTTCTAAATCTAATGTCACAATCGCTGGTGAAACTGGAACAGGTAAAACCGAGTTGCAAAAACTTCTGTTATCGTTTGTTGAGTACAAAGATCATATTGTCATGATCGAAGATACTCCAGAGAGCCATGCGAAAATCCTTTTTCCTGACAAGGACATTAAATCATGGATTACTAATCCTTCGATAAACATTGAAATGTTAGTGAAAGCAGGTTTAAGAAATAACCCTGCTTGGCAGGTTGTTTCAGAGACACGAGGTCGAGAAGCATATGAAATGATGCAAGGGATTTTAACGGGTCACAGATTGATTACGACATTGCATGCTGTTAATGCTCGGGCCATACCATCAAGACTTATTAATATGATGAAAATGGGTTACGACATTGACGAAACATCTATGAAAGAGGATATTTTCCGTTATCTTAATTTTGGGATTCATATTGAAAAAATTGAAGATGCAGAAGGACGTATGAAAAGGTATTTGAAAGAGATCGTGGAGTTTTTGCCGAATGGTGAAGTCTTGACGGTTTTTCGTTGTGATCTGACCAATAAAGGATTTGAATATGTGCCAGGTAAGGTGAGTAGCATTTTCGTAAATCGAATGATGGAAAAACGTGTGGATATTCAGCTTCAAAGCAAAATTAAAGATGGGTGGGGGGTACATGAAATTTCGTAA
- a CDS encoding conjugal transfer protein, whose product MAIRNNSLLSAFKKKLKSVKKPEKKPKSIPKDRSKMIAIGIWSMIATLIFFAFISVLLSINTRSVVNDIERNQERNSKQKEEVSIVAGERFLSGFITEYINVKNENDAIEKRHNRLMTYLVKESDELEQETLFDISGAQGDRVLNNYTLYNVKQEKEETLFQYEIEYSNIVKVKKKEHEIKKQALLNIPVKNKEDQFAVSGTPYISEIYDLKGDIANSKEDREEYDGDQTAAIKEFVNTFFRKYAEESKDDMSYVMKTPETLNGHLVFGDVENVRIYKSGDGFEISSVVIFKEKETRIPVKERFTLFVTKNTGQYYVNKLKHQ is encoded by the coding sequence ATGGCCATTCGAAACAACTCATTATTATCAGCTTTTAAAAAGAAGCTGAAAAGTGTTAAAAAGCCGGAGAAAAAACCAAAATCAATTCCAAAAGATCGTTCAAAAATGATTGCTATTGGAATATGGTCAATGATCGCAACACTCATCTTTTTTGCTTTCATTTCTGTGCTGCTGTCGATCAATACAAGATCTGTAGTAAACGATATTGAACGAAATCAAGAGCGAAATAGTAAGCAAAAGGAAGAAGTCTCTATTGTGGCAGGGGAACGTTTTTTGTCGGGCTTCATAACTGAATATATCAACGTGAAAAATGAAAATGATGCTATTGAAAAACGTCATAATAGGTTAATGACCTATCTTGTTAAAGAAAGTGATGAATTAGAACAAGAAACGTTGTTTGATATTTCTGGTGCACAAGGTGATCGAGTTTTAAATAATTACACTCTATACAATGTGAAACAGGAGAAAGAAGAAACTCTATTTCAATACGAAATCGAGTATTCAAACATTGTAAAGGTGAAAAAGAAGGAACATGAAATTAAAAAACAAGCATTGCTGAACATTCCAGTAAAAAACAAGGAGGATCAATTTGCAGTCAGCGGAACTCCCTACATTTCAGAGATATATGACCTCAAAGGTGATATTGCGAACTCGAAAGAGGATCGTGAGGAATATGACGGAGATCAAACAGCAGCCATAAAAGAATTTGTGAATACGTTCTTTCGGAAGTATGCCGAAGAGTCAAAAGACGATATGTCATATGTCATGAAAACACCAGAGACTTTAAATGGTCATCTGGTATTTGGTGATGTCGAAAATGTCCGTATTTACAAAAGTGGTGATGGTTTTGAAATATCTTCTGTGGTCATTTTTAAAGAAAAAGAAACAAGAATACCGGTAAAAGAACGTTTTACTTTGTTCGTTACAAAAAATACCGGTCAATATTACGTAAACAAACTAAAACATCAATAA
- a CDS encoding conjugal transfer protein gives MSRFVFNYRKAMREPKKIQRITENYSLPFSIELIPMINYFIFVAISFGFFIGVRRIFPHAFENTFVIVIFGIPLGLTILITKIKPEGKNIYLYFWGLLKYLIMIKLSKKRYCNDKVMAFSNDQEIKFKSLVKVVRKNGESENTDENPVKQHDLDESRRSMGVLSSKE, from the coding sequence GTGTCGAGATTTGTTTTTAACTATAGAAAAGCGATGCGTGAGCCTAAAAAAATACAAAGGATAACGGAAAATTATAGTTTACCTTTTTCTATAGAGTTGATCCCAATGATCAACTATTTTATTTTTGTCGCAATTAGTTTCGGGTTTTTCATTGGCGTGAGAAGAATTTTTCCTCATGCCTTTGAAAATACTTTCGTGATTGTGATATTCGGTATTCCATTAGGTTTAACAATCTTGATAACCAAGATTAAACCAGAAGGGAAAAATATCTATTTATATTTTTGGGGACTGCTGAAATACTTGATCATGATTAAGTTGTCTAAGAAGAGATATTGTAATGATAAAGTTATGGCTTTTTCAAATGATCAAGAAATAAAATTCAAGTCTTTAGTAAAGGTGGTGCGAAAGAATGGTGAGTCTGAAAACACCGATGAAAACCCTGTTAAACAACATGATCTTGACGAGAGCAGGAGAAGTATGGGCGTATTATCGAGTAAAGAGTAG
- a CDS encoding ATP-binding protein — MILTRAGEVWAYYRVKSSSIPSRNEHEIEEYKDRWTSFYEEITDYEDFHLMMYPSRFDLEGRLNVLKKDIHEDSVEVASYYMQETVNVMKQRLGRLTKPDFIIGIKLNKSLLSLDADIKDNVLSMFNTATDTVVNMLGWEQNVSSQFFEQYKEIEDDLASTITSVFGERLREAELKYINRYHFIRGLYHDVEEESQNGDIHSITNTVIDPTIPGSLKLVSDQDEGHISMVVVDEFLDNMANSNLFYEVQSLPFPVEVEIKAKVESKSMTKTALNIKHQQLREEQNEKYSVGDESDQSTMTSAFLVKDLQNKIKKEEVSLINWLAVVVVDGKTKKECAEKARLVVRHLKGAGIKCRIPIADQLSLFYKMLPAEKLDLMDKNWVQKTTQNGLAECMLGVDSFVGSKIGFFLGWGDRFDKHTDLESAIRSSRDFVLYHPFLANQQIKGSKTRSPHCLITGNTGNGKSFLAKVLYTYISFMDIKSLYIDPKKEMRKWIKKVINNTQTRKNFPLYIDHLEKYHFITLDHEQKENWGALDPISFMPPTKAKDLLEVIFEQVYDFKGKDNVSTAFLRAITKVLEMKEQGEQVGSLHVIYELQRHEEEAVKKAGDYLYEVVQDSIMKLLVHDGSNPSLSLKERITILEVENMDLPDFGERIENFTKSQLKSSAVMFALGKFCELFGMNAEEKTAEFIDEAWIFTASPQGRKVERQMRRIGRSYNNAEFFISQSTKDALHEDDTGNFGVAFAFDEPNEREEVLRWMNLEPSEENKKMLESMFQGQCLFKDIYGRTAKISIECLFDEWMGAFETINKSEVAYAEEMYL; from the coding sequence ATGATCTTGACGAGAGCAGGAGAAGTATGGGCGTATTATCGAGTAAAGAGTAGTTCCATTCCCTCTAGAAATGAACATGAGATAGAGGAATATAAAGACAGATGGACTTCTTTCTACGAGGAGATAACGGATTATGAAGATTTCCACTTGATGATGTACCCGAGCAGATTTGATTTGGAAGGTCGTTTAAACGTTCTGAAAAAAGATATTCATGAGGACTCTGTGGAAGTTGCTTCTTATTACATGCAAGAAACAGTCAATGTAATGAAGCAGCGTTTAGGTAGATTGACAAAACCTGATTTCATTATTGGAATCAAACTTAATAAGTCATTGCTTAGCTTGGATGCTGATATTAAAGACAACGTTCTTTCAATGTTTAATACGGCGACCGACACAGTGGTGAATATGCTAGGGTGGGAACAAAATGTTTCATCCCAATTTTTTGAACAATATAAAGAGATTGAGGATGATTTGGCTAGTACGATTACATCTGTGTTTGGAGAGAGATTGAGAGAAGCTGAGCTTAAATATATTAATCGTTATCACTTTATAAGAGGGCTTTATCATGATGTTGAGGAAGAAAGCCAAAATGGAGATATTCATTCAATTACAAACACTGTTATAGACCCAACAATTCCAGGCTCTTTAAAGCTCGTTAGTGATCAAGATGAAGGACATATTTCAATGGTTGTTGTTGACGAATTTTTAGACAACATGGCAAACAGTAACCTTTTTTATGAAGTACAGTCTTTACCATTCCCTGTAGAGGTCGAGATTAAAGCAAAAGTAGAAAGTAAGTCTATGACAAAGACAGCTTTAAATATTAAGCATCAGCAATTGAGGGAAGAACAAAACGAAAAGTATAGCGTTGGTGATGAAAGTGATCAGTCAACCATGACGAGTGCTTTTCTCGTCAAGGACCTTCAAAATAAAATCAAAAAAGAGGAAGTGTCTTTGATCAACTGGCTTGCGGTTGTTGTTGTTGATGGAAAAACCAAAAAAGAATGCGCTGAAAAGGCTCGATTAGTCGTGAGACATCTAAAAGGGGCAGGAATTAAATGCAGAATTCCTATTGCTGATCAACTGTCTTTGTTTTATAAAATGTTGCCTGCTGAAAAGTTAGATTTGATGGACAAAAATTGGGTTCAGAAGACAACCCAAAATGGCTTAGCAGAATGTATGCTAGGCGTTGATTCTTTTGTTGGTTCTAAGATCGGTTTTTTCCTCGGTTGGGGAGATCGCTTTGATAAGCATACAGATTTAGAAAGCGCTATTCGATCAAGTCGAGACTTTGTTTTGTATCATCCTTTTCTTGCGAATCAGCAAATAAAAGGATCTAAAACCAGATCGCCCCATTGTCTAATAACAGGAAATACTGGCAATGGGAAGTCTTTCTTGGCGAAGGTGCTGTACACATATATATCCTTCATGGATATAAAATCACTTTACATTGATCCAAAAAAAGAAATGCGAAAGTGGATTAAGAAAGTTATCAATAACACACAAACACGTAAAAACTTTCCTTTGTATATTGATCATTTGGAAAAGTATCATTTCATCACGCTTGATCATGAACAGAAAGAGAACTGGGGCGCATTAGACCCAATTTCCTTCATGCCGCCAACTAAGGCGAAAGACTTGTTAGAAGTTATATTTGAGCAGGTCTATGATTTTAAAGGCAAAGATAATGTGAGCACTGCTTTTCTAAGAGCAATTACAAAAGTACTTGAAATGAAAGAGCAAGGAGAGCAAGTAGGGTCGTTGCATGTCATTTATGAATTGCAGCGGCATGAAGAGGAAGCAGTGAAAAAGGCAGGAGATTATTTATACGAGGTTGTACAGGACTCTATCATGAAATTACTTGTTCATGATGGCTCTAATCCTTCCTTATCTTTAAAAGAGCGTATCACGATTTTAGAAGTTGAGAACATGGACTTACCAGACTTTGGAGAACGTATAGAAAACTTCACCAAATCGCAATTGAAATCAAGTGCGGTTATGTTTGCGTTGGGAAAATTTTGCGAACTATTTGGCATGAACGCAGAAGAAAAAACAGCGGAGTTTATTGATGAAGCATGGATATTTACAGCATCACCACAGGGCAGAAAAGTGGAACGTCAAATGAGACGTATTGGGCGTTCTTATAATAATGCTGAATTCTTTATTTCTCAATCAACTAAAGACGCACTGCATGAGGATGACACAGGAAACTTTGGTGTAGCATTCGCCTTTGATGAGCCCAATGAAAGAGAGGAAGTTCTCCGTTGGATGAATCTTGAACCGAGTGAGGAAAATAAAAAAATGCTTGAATCCATGTTCCAAGGTCAATGCTTATTTAAGGACATTTACGGGCGTACTGCTAAAATCAGTATTGAATGTTTGTTTGATGAGTGGATGGGTGCTTTTGAGACCATCAATAAAAGCGAAGTGGCGTATGCTGAAGAAATGTATTTGTAA